In Bacteroidota bacterium, the sequence CGGAGAAACGGTCGATACAATTTATTTTGGTGGAGGCACGCCTTCTATCATTGAGCCTTCTGATGTTGCACAAATATTAGATAAAATACGGATTGCCCATGCAGTTGCTGATGATGCCGAAATTACCATTGAAGCCAATCCCGACGATGTAACTATTGATAAACTCAGGGCATGGAAAGCTTCCGGTATCAACAGGTTCAGTCTGGGCGTGCAGTCATTTAACGACGAAGATCTGCTCTGGCTTGGGCGCACACATAACGCGGCACAATCAATCAGTGCTGTTAATCTGATAAAGGCAAGTGGTTTTGATAATGTGAGTATTGACCTCATATACGGAATACCCGGTCAGGATGAAACGAGATGGATGAAAAATATTGAAACTGCCGTGACTATTGACGTTCCTCATATTTCTGCCTATTCACTTACTGTTGAAGACGGAACTATTCTGCACAACTTTATCGGAAAGGGTCGTGCCGAAATGCCTGATGATGCTCTTTCAGAACGTCATTTCACACGCATAACGGAAACATTAGAGAGCAATGGTTTTTTGCATTATGAAATATCTAATTTTTGCCGTGAAGGTATGTTTTCGCGACACAATTCTGCTTATTGGCAGGGCGTAAAATATCTGGGACTGGGCCCATCAGCGCATTCTTTCAATGGCAGTACGAGGCAGTGGAACGTGAGCTCGGTAAGTAAATATCTGAAAGCCATAGCTGCCGGTACGCCTGATTTTGAAATGGAAACACTGAGTCCGGAACAGAAATATAACGAGTATGTCATGGTTTCGCTCAGAACAATGTGGGGTTGCGACCTTAAGTATATTGAAAACAACTTTGGGAAAGCTCTTTTGCTGCATTTGATTTCCGAAGCGGAACCATTTATTCGTACGGAGGAGATTTTTTCTCAAAACGATATTCTTTATCTCTCCAATAAAGGCAAACTTTTTGCCGACCGGATTGCATCATCACTTTTTACCGGGTGATTTCCGGAATTCATTCCCCTTCGTTTAAATAATTGGTTTATAAATAGTTGTATATTCTGATGCACTTACCTCTATATCCTACGCAATTAGTAGGATTAAAACTAATTTATTTTAATGATATTAATTAGTTTTAATTGATGTATGCGCTAACAGGTGTTTCATGCGTATATTTTTAGCACTTGGCGTTTATTTTAGAAAGCGCGTCCGGGAGTTTTTATAGCGTCAATCAATATTAACACTACCCGGAGAACATTTAGGAACATGCATAAGTATCTTTGTTAATTATTAATTTAACAACCGAGTAATGAAATCGACCTTACATTTTGTGATTTTCTTTTGCCTTAGTTTTGTTCTCTCCTCTGCAGCAATAGATGTGTTTGCATGGGGTGGTGATGTTACACTTCCTGTTGTTTCTGGAAATAAATACAGCAATGCCCGGATATCCGTTGCTTACGATGGCACCATTTATTATGGTCGCATTTTTTCAACTGTAGCGGGTGGATCTTTTATTTCATGGGAAGTTCTGAAATCAACGGACAACGGGATAACATTTATTCCTTTTTCGAATGGGGCAGTGGGTGGTAGCTCAAAATGCACTGCGTTGGATATAATATGTGCCGGCGAAAATGCTACGGATTTTGCAGTTTATATTGCAAGGGCTTATCTTGATACGGTTACGACCACAGCCTCTTTGTACGCTGATAAATATAATGCAACCGGTGGGTATGCCAGTACCATGGTGAATGAAAGCTTTAGTTATTCCACATCAAGAGGTTGGTCGAGTCTGAGTTTTGCAACCGACAGCCGCGACCCGAATCCGTATTCAACGCCATATGCAATTAGTCTTGCAGCTACAATGGCCAGCACTTATGATTCGGTAATTGTCTGGACCGGCAATGACGGCGGTACTACAATCCATCGCCGCAGCCTGTTCGGCACACCCGGTTTCCTCAGAAATGTAAGTGCGTCTATCGGTTCAATTGCTATGGGTGTTACAGGTTATGGAAGACTGGGCGTAACCTGGGATGATTATGCAAATTCAGGCGATGACTGGGGCGTAATTGAAACCATGTTCCTGTATCCCGACGATGGAACGAACAGTCAATATCCGGGACCATATACGCTTGCTGCCGGTGTTGCTCAATTCCGCAGACCCTGTATTGTGATGTCTGAGAATACTGCCGGAGGCACAGGCCCGGGCACCAGCGATTTCAGGCTTATTGTCAGTGCAGAATGGAATGGTGATAACGGTGTCTGGGGAGCTGTATATGACAGTATCCTGCTCAAGATTCCGTCGTATAATTTCACAAGGTTATCTATCTGGACTCCTTCGGGCAACAGCACACAATGCCATGGTGTTTTCGACCCCCTGTACAACAACTTTCTTTTTACCTATTGCAATGACGTCAGCAATTCGATTTCTTATGTAATCAAGTTTATGAACTCACCTCAAATGGATTATCCTATATTTTTCAATTCCAACTTTCGTGATATTAATACTGCCAGCAGTACATTCATGGCACCAAGGGTTGATATGAGCGTGAGCCGCGGTATGGCTGCATTTGCATGGAACGATAACTATAATTCATTGTTCGACGCAGAAT encodes:
- the hemW gene encoding radical SAM family heme chaperone HemW, whose translation is MAGIYIHIPFCKKKCAYCNFFSLASAGLMKGFIQAMLAEVVLTADYLGGETVDTIYFGGGTPSIIEPSDVAQILDKIRIAHAVADDAEITIEANPDDVTIDKLRAWKASGINRFSLGVQSFNDEDLLWLGRTHNAAQSISAVNLIKASGFDNVSIDLIYGIPGQDETRWMKNIETAVTIDVPHISAYSLTVEDGTILHNFIGKGRAEMPDDALSERHFTRITETLESNGFLHYEISNFCREGMFSRHNSAYWQGVKYLGLGPSAHSFNGSTRQWNVSSVSKYLKAIAAGTPDFEMETLSPEQKYNEYVMVSLRTMWGCDLKYIENNFGKALLLHLISEAEPFIRTEEIFSQNDILYLSNKGKLFADRIASSLFTG
- a CDS encoding T9SS type A sorting domain-containing protein, which encodes MKSTLHFVIFFCLSFVLSSAAIDVFAWGGDVTLPVVSGNKYSNARISVAYDGTIYYGRIFSTVAGGSFISWEVLKSTDNGITFIPFSNGAVGGSSKCTALDIICAGENATDFAVYIARAYLDTVTTTASLYADKYNATGGYASTMVNESFSYSTSRGWSSLSFATDSRDPNPYSTPYAISLAATMASTYDSVIVWTGNDGGTTIHRRSLFGTPGFLRNVSASIGSIAMGVTGYGRLGVTWDDYANSGDDWGVIETMFLYPDDGTNSQYPGPYTLAAGVAQFRRPCIVMSENTAGGTGPGTSDFRLIVSAEWNGDNGVWGAVYDSILLKIPSYNFTRLSIWTPSGNSTQCHGVFDPLYNNFLFTYCNDVSNSISYVIKFMNSPQMDYPIFFNSNFRDINTASSTFMAPRVDMSVSRGMAAFAWNDNYNSLFDAEWSVIVGVRENSADAHDLNIFPNPASEITNISCTADASQKVSLFVMDITGRVLLSREVELNAGSNSIQLSVNALAAGNYFIQLKGATINSTLKLVVTK